The DNA segment tggggcagccgttgtaggtgGGTGGTgaaatttacgttttagatgtttatgggttccggtaaccacttaacataaggtgaGTCATGAGCTAGTCTcaccatataagtaataaaacaaaagaaaatgtaagGAACTCGGTTGTTGCATTTGGAGTTCcattattcaaattgtttattgGTATATATTTACGTATAAGCTGAACATACCCGTATTTAGCAAAATTAGCCCAAAGAGTAGTGATCCTGTCGATGATCAGTTGGTCCTCCTCGGCGATGTGTTGTCCCGGGACCGCATCCACGGCCAGCAGGTAGCCGAGCTCGTCCGCGTGCGCAGCGCCCTCCGCCGTTATGCCGAGGTACTGCTTCATGGCATTCCTGCCTCCGTCGTACGAGAACACATAGTAATATACCTCCTTGTTACCGTCTGCCAATGACTTCTTAATAGACCGCTGGACGCCGTAGTTGTAGTAATAGTCCGATGCAAAATCTATAAACTCATCGAAAAACTTCTCGGTCAGCGTCTCGTCTCCGATGTAGAAATGTCTCACGTGGTCTTCCATCTCGCTATCGGTCAAGTTGAAAGCCCGTTCCAGAAAAGCTCGAATTCCTGTCACCTCGTAATCTTCTGGGGTCACAAAAGCATGTAATGTAAGAAATTCTTTATTGTTTACTCCATAAATAGCAGGAATGTTTCTAGCCCTTAAATTTTCAGGAAAGTCGGAAAGAAAACTGTCAACTCCGTCGTATTTGTTCTCTAGGCAAGGTCTGAGAGTATTGCCTCCTAAGGTAGATCTTTGAGAAGTGCTAGCTGCGACCACCAGGTGGGGGTCTTGATCGACCAGAAACTTTATCGCCTCTGCGAAGTTATCAGTTTCGAATCCCAGTTGGCTCGCTATTTCTATTGGAACACGGTTGTTAGGTTTTCTAATACCCCCAGCAAAGAAAGCAGATCCACTCTGAATGATCACCTGATTGAACAGTTCATCTTTGTCGGTCAGTAAGTGTAGATCGACAGCGACGCCGCCAGCACTCTCTCCGAATAAGGTTATTTTAGAGACATCTCCGCCGAACGCTTCGATATTTTCCTTAATCCATCTGAGAGCAAGAGCTTGATCCTTCAAACCCTGGTTGCCGGGAATATCAGGACTGTCCAAGCATAAGAACCCGTAGGGTCCGAGTCGGTAGTTGACCGATACAACGATGACGTCATGTCGGACCAGGTCGTCGTAGGAGAAGTCCCTGCCTGTCCCACTGCCGGTGGCGAAGCTTCCTCCGTGAATCCAAATCATCACGGGACGCTTGTTGCGCGATGTAGCCGTGTTTGGGACATAAACGTTCAGGTTCAAACACTGGAGACTACCAACTCCGACGCCCTTAGTAACTTGAGGACAAACTACGGAATCATCGTACGCTTCGAATGTCTCTTCGAATCCAGGGTGTGGTACTGATGGCTGTAAAGTAAAATGTCCTTTGATTTCGATAGAATActacaataattaatatactgctattgtttattttaattaataggtTGAGAATTCTGGTTAATAAACTTAACACTTTAGAACCGCAAGAGATATCCGCGAAGAATtgatttcgtttaaaaaaattaaattgtatgtATCAACGccgaaaaaaattacaaaactaacCTAAAACATATTCATTGAAATTTCTACCGGATAACATCTATCGCATCCATTACTTACTTATAAATATTCTTTCACTGATTCGTATTATGGTAAATATAAGTATCTAAAACCCGATACTTTCAAATAGATTCATTCGTACTCACCCCAAAAGGATTGTTCTCATCAACTAGTGCGTACGGTATGCCCAAAAACTTCGCGAACTTTCCATTTTCAGACCTCAGTCCCCTGATGAGTCCCCGCTGAGTATCAACCAGCGGGTCTATCCTCAACCGGGCAGCCACCGCCGACAACAAGCCTAACAGAGCAACCAATCGCAGCATACTTGCACTGGGAATGTGCTGTTTGGACGCTGTCAGATATTTATATAGTTAGGACCTGTAGCTCAAAATGATAACGGAGCGACAATCTCTGTTAAATCAAATTAGTCTGATATGCATTGTCACTCA comes from the Bombyx mori chromosome 10, ASM3026992v2 genome and includes:
- the LOC119629026 gene encoding juvenile hormone esterase; its protein translation is MLRLVALLGLLSAVAARLRIDPLVDTQRGLIRGLRSENGKFAKFLGIPYALVDENNPFGPSVPHPGFEETFEAYDDSVVCPQVTKGVGVGSLQCLNLNVYVPNTATSRNKRPVMIWIHGGSFATGSGTGRDFSYDDLVRHDVIVVSVNYRLGPYGFLCLDSPDIPGNQGLKDQALALRWIKENIEAFGGDVSKITLFGESAGGVAVDLHLLTDKDELFNQVIIQSGSAFFAGGIRKPNNRVPIEIASQLGFETDNFAEAIKFLVDQDPHLVVAASTSQRSTLGGNTLRPCLENKYDGVDSFLSDFPENLRARNIPAIYGVNNKEFLTLHAFVTPEDYEVTGIRAFLERAFNLTDSEMEDHVRHFYIGDETLTEKFFDEFIDFASDYYYNYGVQRSIKKSLADGNKEVYYYVFSYDGGRNAMKQYLGITAEGAAHADELGYLLAVDAVPGQHIAEEDQLIIDRITTLWANFAKYGNPTPEPTDLLPVVWTTVEGNKRPYLDIDTDLQLRSRPFHHRMAFWDLFYKLYGELERRN